A stretch of DNA from Catenulispora acidiphila DSM 44928:
TGCGCAACTTCATCTGAGTATTGCGACACCTGCGCGAAATCTATACGGTGACCCACGCATGGAGAGGAGTTGCGATGAGACCACATCGCCCCACCGTGCGCGGCCTGCTGCCGCGCCTGCTCCCGTTCGCGCTCGTGCTGGCGCCGGTGACCGCGTTGGCGGCGCCGCGTGATGTCGGCTTTGATCCCGTCACCGCTGCCGCGGCGGCGGTGGGGGCGAGTCAGGGGTTCACCAGTTTGGAGGCTGAGTCCGGGACGTTGGTCGGGGGTGCCTCGGGGGTGGCTTTGACCGCGCCGCCGACGACCGAATACTCCAGTGCCGCGTTGGAGGCTTCCGGGCATGCCTATGTGCACCTGGCCTCCACTGGGCAGGGGGTGCAGTGGACGAATACGACCGGTGCGCCGATCAGCTTCCTGAACGTCCGGGCGTCGATCCCGGACGCGCCGTCGGGCGGCGGCATCACCTCGACGCTCGACCTGTACGTGAACGGCGTCTTCCGGCAGGCGCTGAACGTCAACTCCAAGCAGACCTACATCTACGAGGGCACCAACTACAACAACAGCGACGACAAGAATCCCGCCGACGGTGATCCGCGGGTCTTCTGGGACGAGTCGCACGCCTTCCTCACCGGTGCCGCGATCGCTCCCGGCGCGACGTTCTCGCTGGTGAAGGACTCTGCGAACAGCGCCTCGTACTACAACGTGGACGTCGTCGACGCCGAGAATCCGCCGGCGCCGATCGCGCAGCCGGCGAACTCGATCTCCATCACCAGCTGTGGCGCGGTGGCCGATAACGCCCCGACCAACGGCAGTGCGGACCCGGGGGCGCAGGACAGCACCGGCGCCATCCAGAACTGCATCAACCAGGCCCAGTCGCAGAACAAGACGCTGTGGATCCCGCAGGGCACGTTCTACCTCAAGGGCACGACCGGCTTGCAGGCGACCGGGATCACGATCGCCGGCGCGGGCATGTGGTACAGCACCGTCTACCGCGACGTGCCGCTGCCCAACAGCCAGCCGCTGGCGGCGGTGTTCTCCGTGACCTCGTGCACGGTGCAGAACTTCCACATCGACTCCGACGCCACCAGCCGGGGCACCGTGGGCGGCGACGGCGGTGCGATGGACACCACCGGGACGAACTGGGTCGCCGACGGTATGTGGAACCAGCACACCGAATCAGGGTTCTGGGCCTCCGGGACCGGCGGCACGGTGAAGAACAGCCGGGTCACCAGTGAATGGGCCGACGGCATCAACCTGAACAACGTCTCGCTGACCGGCACGGTCGGGAACAACATCACCGCGACCAACAACTTCGTGCGCGGGACCGGCGACGACGCGATGGCGATCAACTCCGTCGCCTACAACGGCTCCACGACCTACACCCCGATGTCGAACGTGACGCTGACCAACAACACCCTGATCGCGCCCTGGGGCGGCAAGGGCATCGGCATCTACGGCGGCAGCGGGCACCACGTCCAGAACAACTACATCAGCGACACGGCCCGCTACATCGGCCTGGGCGCCGGGCGTTTCGGCGTCAACGGCAGCGACTTGCACGGCGCGACGGTCTCCGGCAACACGGTCGTGCGCTCCGGCGGCGACGCCTACAACCAGGGCCAGCCGGCGTTCCACATCGGCAACGGCGGCGACGGGCAGAACACCGGCGTCGTGGACAGCGTCAACGCCACCGGCAACACCATCGTGAACTCCCTCTACGACGGAGTCGGCTTCTCGCAGTCCACGAACAGCACCTTCGCGAACAACACCATCACCTCGCCGTGGCGCAACGGCATCGTGATCCAGCCGCCGTTCTACCCGGCGCCGACCGGCTCGGCGTCGATCACCGGCAACACGGTCTCCGGCCTCGGCGGCGGCCTGCAGCCCTACATCAACAACTCCGGCGGCTTCACCGCGACGCTCAGCGGCAACAGCTGGCAGGGCGGCGGAGGCACGCCGCCGCCGACCGAGGGCCCGTACGGCGGCACGCCGGCCGCGGTCCCCGGCACGCTCCAGGCCGAGAACTACGACACCGGCGGCGAAGGCGTCGGCTACCACGTCACCTCCACCAACGGCAGCGGCAACACCTACCGCGCCGACGGCGTGGACCTGGAAGCCACCTCCGACACCGGCGGCGGCTCCGACCTCGGCTGGACCTCCGGCGGCCAGTGGTTCCGGTACACGGTGAACGTCGCCAGCGCGGGTCCGTACGCGGTGAGTCTCCGTGTCGCCGCCCCGTCGGCTGTGACCGGCGCCCTGCACATCGCGAACGCCAGCGGCACCAACCTCTCCGGCGCGGTGAACCTGCCGCAGACCGGCGGCTGGCAGACCTGGAGCACGGTGACGGCGATCGTCACGCTCCCGGCTGGGCAGCAGGTCCTGACGGTGAACGAGGACACCGGCGGATGGAACCTGAACTACCTCGCCCTGGCGACGGCTGGCGGCGGGAGCCCGCCGCCGAACCCGAACCTGGCGCTGAACCAGCCGACGAGTACCAGCGGCTCGGTCCAGAGCTACGGCTCGGGGAACGCCGTGGACGGCAACACCTCGACGTACTGGGAGAGCACGAACAACGCCTTCCCGCAGTGGGTCCAGGTCGATCTCGGGTCCGCGCACAGCGTGGGCCGCGTGGTCCTGAACCTGCCGCCGTCCTCGTCGTGGGGTGCGCGCACGCAGACCATCCAGATCCAGGGCAGCACCGACGGCACGAACTACACCACGCTGGCGGCATCGAAGGGCTACACCTTCGATCCGGCGAGCGGGAACACCGCGACCGCCACCTTCACGTCCGCGACCGTGCGCTACGTGAAGCTGACGGTCACGGCGAACACCGGCTGGCCTGCCGGGCAGCTCTCGGAAGTGGGGGTTTTCGCGAGTTAGGGTGAAGGGGTGACCGTACAGCTGTGTACCGACCCCGATGAAGCGGTCGCCGGAATCGCCGACGGTTCCACCATCCTCGTCGGCGGTTTCGGCATGGCCGGGATGCCGGTCACGCTGATCGACGCGCTCATCCGGCAGGGCGCCGCGGACCTCACCATCGTCTCGAACAACGCAGGCAACGGCGATACCGGGCTCGCGGCGCTCCTGGCGAAGCGCCGGGTGCGCAAGGTGATCTGCTCCTTTCCCCGCCAATCCGACTCCTACGTCTTCGACGGGCTGTACCGCAGTGGCTCCATCGAGCTCGAAGTGGTGCCGCAGGGAACGCTGGCCGAGCGCATGCGGGCCGCCGGCGCCGGAATCGGCGCGTTCTACTGCCCGACGGGAGTCGGGACGCTGCTGGCCGAAGGTAAGGAGACGCGCGTCATCGACGGCCGTACCCACGTCCTGGAATACCCGATCCGGGGCGACGTGGCGTTGATCGGCGCCCACCGCGCGGACCGGATGGGAAACCTGGTCTACCGCAAGACCGCGCGCAACTTCGGGCCGGTGATGGCGACAGCTGCGACACTGGTCGTCGTGCAGGTTCGGGAGGTCGTCAACACCGGGGCGATCGATCCCGAGACCGTGGTGACGCCGGGCATCTACGTCGATCGCGTGCTGGTCCCGCCGCTGCCCGGCGAGGCGAGCGCGTGAGCGGTCCGCTGGACAAGCAGGAGATGGCCGCCCTGGTGGCCCGCGACATCCCGCACGGAGCCTTCGTCAACCTCGGCATCGGTCTGCCGACCCTGGTCGCCGACCACCTGCCCGCCGACTCCGGCGTGGTCCTGCACACCGAGAACGGCATGCTCAACATGGGCCCGGCGGCGCACGGCGAGGACATCGACCCCGACCTCACCAACGCCGGCAAGGCGCCGGTGACCGAGCTGCCCGGCGCGTCCTACTTCCACCACGCCGATTCCTTCGCGATGATGCGCGGCGGCCACCTGGACATCTGCGTGCTGGGCGGCTTCCAGGTCTCGGCGTCCGGCGATCTGGCCAACTGGCACACCGGGGAGCCCGACGCGATCCCGGCCGTCGGCGGGGCGATGGACTTGGCTATAGGTGCGCGCACGGTGTTCGTGATGATGTCTCTGTTCACCAAGAGCGGCGAGC
This window harbors:
- a CDS encoding galactose-binding domain-containing protein, with translation MRPHRPTVRGLLPRLLPFALVLAPVTALAAPRDVGFDPVTAAAAAVGASQGFTSLEAESGTLVGGASGVALTAPPTTEYSSAALEASGHAYVHLASTGQGVQWTNTTGAPISFLNVRASIPDAPSGGGITSTLDLYVNGVFRQALNVNSKQTYIYEGTNYNNSDDKNPADGDPRVFWDESHAFLTGAAIAPGATFSLVKDSANSASYYNVDVVDAENPPAPIAQPANSISITSCGAVADNAPTNGSADPGAQDSTGAIQNCINQAQSQNKTLWIPQGTFYLKGTTGLQATGITIAGAGMWYSTVYRDVPLPNSQPLAAVFSVTSCTVQNFHIDSDATSRGTVGGDGGAMDTTGTNWVADGMWNQHTESGFWASGTGGTVKNSRVTSEWADGINLNNVSLTGTVGNNITATNNFVRGTGDDAMAINSVAYNGSTTYTPMSNVTLTNNTLIAPWGGKGIGIYGGSGHHVQNNYISDTARYIGLGAGRFGVNGSDLHGATVSGNTVVRSGGDAYNQGQPAFHIGNGGDGQNTGVVDSVNATGNTIVNSLYDGVGFSQSTNSTFANNTITSPWRNGIVIQPPFYPAPTGSASITGNTVSGLGGGLQPYINNSGGFTATLSGNSWQGGGGTPPPTEGPYGGTPAAVPGTLQAENYDTGGEGVGYHVTSTNGSGNTYRADGVDLEATSDTGGGSDLGWTSGGQWFRYTVNVASAGPYAVSLRVAAPSAVTGALHIANASGTNLSGAVNLPQTGGWQTWSTVTAIVTLPAGQQVLTVNEDTGGWNLNYLALATAGGGSPPPNPNLALNQPTSTSGSVQSYGSGNAVDGNTSTYWESTNNAFPQWVQVDLGSAHSVGRVVLNLPPSSSWGARTQTIQIQGSTDGTNYTTLAASKGYTFDPASGNTATATFTSATVRYVKLTVTANTGWPAGQLSEVGVFAS
- a CDS encoding 3-oxoacid CoA-transferase subunit A, translating into MTVQLCTDPDEAVAGIADGSTILVGGFGMAGMPVTLIDALIRQGAADLTIVSNNAGNGDTGLAALLAKRRVRKVICSFPRQSDSYVFDGLYRSGSIELEVVPQGTLAERMRAAGAGIGAFYCPTGVGTLLAEGKETRVIDGRTHVLEYPIRGDVALIGAHRADRMGNLVYRKTARNFGPVMATAATLVVVQVREVVNTGAIDPETVVTPGIYVDRVLVPPLPGEASA
- a CDS encoding 3-oxoacid CoA-transferase subunit B; translation: MAALVARDIPHGAFVNLGIGLPTLVADHLPADSGVVLHTENGMLNMGPAAHGEDIDPDLTNAGKAPVTELPGASYFHHADSFAMMRGGHLDICVLGGFQVSASGDLANWHTGEPDAIPAVGGAMDLAIGARTVFVMMSLFTKSGEPKLVPRCTYPLTGLGCVDRVYTDRAVFDVTPRGVVVREVFGTTVEELADLLEVPIR